The following DNA comes from Burkholderia sp. HI2500.
GCGTCGCCACCGTCATTCAGATGCCACCGCGAGCGCGCGTTCCATGCCGAACACGGCCGGCCGCAGCCGCCGGTAGCAGAGGAACGCCACCGCGCACAGCACGATCGCCGCGATCAGCGCCGACTGCGTGCCCGCGCGCTCGATCAGCGAGCCGCCCGCGACCGAGCCGACGCCATAGCCGAGCGCGACGCAACCCGGCGACAACGCGGCCGACTTGCCGACCAGGTCGTACTGCGGAATCGTCGCGTAGATCAGCAGCGCGCCGCCGGTCCAGCAGCCGATGAAGACGATCGCGCCGAGCGTGAACGTCGCAGCCGAGGCCGGCAGCGCGAGCAGCACGGCCGCGACCGCGCAACCGCCGAGGTTCACGAGCGCCCAGCGGCGCAGGCCCGCGCCCGCGCCGAGCTTCGGCATCGCCGCACAGATCACGAGGCTCGCGATGTTCGCGGCGCCGAGCACCAGCGACACCGACTGGCCGCTCAGGCCCGCCGCGGTGCCGATCTTCTCGAGGAAGGTCCACACGACGCCGACGCCGCCGTACAGCGCAAGCTGCGCGCACAGCACCAGCATCGCGCCGTTGCGGTCGATGCGGCCGGCCACGCCTTCCGGCGCCGGTGCGGCCAGCGTCTCGCCGCGGCGAAACAGCGGCGTCGCGAGCACGAACACGCCGAGCACGCACGCGACGAACCCGAACACGCCGTGCGCGCCCCAGGTGTCGCTCAGCATCGGGAAGATATAAGCGAGCAGCACCATGCTCCACGTCACCTGCCCCATCAGCATGATCCCGAGATTGCGTTCCGGCGCGCGCGAATACGACAGGTAGCGCAGCGCGATGCCGTTCAGCCCGCCCGAGCCGACGCCCGCGATGAACTGCA
Coding sequences within:
- a CDS encoding MFS transporter, which encodes MNVVNLQDEARQESALFVVVMLLLGMLGPTVFLGLPAIVGQVERHWGFGEAALGLSSFIEVLGESTGTLLVAFVLGRQPVRWVLAGAVTLAAGANLGTLATHGLVAYSALQFIAGVGSGGLNGIALRYLSYSRAPERNLGIMLMGQVTWSMVLLAYIFPMLSDTWGAHGVFGFVACVLGVFVLATPLFRRGETLAAPAPEGVAGRIDRNGAMLVLCAQLALYGGVGVVWTFLEKIGTAAGLSGQSVSLVLGAANIASLVICAAMPKLGAGAGLRRWALVNLGGCAVAAVLLALPASAATFTLGAIVFIGCWTGGALLIYATIPQYDLVGKSAALSPGCVALGYGVGSVAGGSLIERAGTQSALIAAIVLCAVAFLCYRRLRPAVFGMERALAVASE